One region of Carcharodon carcharias isolate sCarCar2 chromosome 21, sCarCar2.pri, whole genome shotgun sequence genomic DNA includes:
- the LOC121292949 gene encoding gastrula zinc finger protein XlCGF71.1-like has product MEGKSTVHSGEKPNTCSVYGRGFSRSSDLSKHKHSHNREKPWKCGDCGKRFNYRSLLEIHRRSHTGEKPFTCSKCWKGFTRLSHLLTHKRVHTGERPFTCSECGKGFTDSLNLLTHQRVHTEERPFKCPDCGKCCISSGNLMSHQRLHTDERPFRCSHCGIGFRWSSHLTEHQRSHTGESPFTCSECGKEFTQSSHLLAHQRVHTGERPFTCSECGKGFTQSSQLLRHQQVHK; this is encoded by the coding sequence atggaaggaaaaagcactgttcacagtggggagaaaccgaACACGTGTTCTGTGTATGGACGAGGCTTCAGTCGATCATCTGACCTGTCAAAACACAAGCACAGTCACAACcgggagaaaccgtggaaatgtggggattgtgggaagagattcaattACCGTTCCCTGCTGGAAATTCATCGGCGCAGTCACACTggagagaagccattcacctgttcGAAGTgctggaagggattcactcggttgtCCCACCTGTTGACTcacaagcgagttcacactggggagagacctttcacctgctctgagtgtgggaagggatttacggATTCActcaacctgctgacacaccagcgagttcacactgaggagagaccttttaaatgtccagactgtgggaagtgctgCATAAGTTCTGGGAAtctgatgtcccatcaacgtcttcacactgacgagagaccgttcaggtgctcacACTGTGGGATCGGGTTCAGATGGTCATCTCACCTCACTGAACACcagcgcagtcacactggggagagtccATTTACCTGCTCAGAatgtgggaaggaattcactcagtcatcccacctgctggcacaccagcgagttcacactggggagagaccattcacctgttccgagtgtgggaagggattcacccaGTCATCCcaactgctgagacaccagcaggtTCACAAGTAA